In the genome of Epinephelus lanceolatus isolate andai-2023 chromosome 18, ASM4190304v1, whole genome shotgun sequence, one region contains:
- the hoxb4a gene encoding homeobox protein Hox-B4a — translation MAMSSYLINSNYVDPKFPPCEEYSQSDYLPSHSPDYYSSQRQEPAAFQPDSLYHHHQQHHPQHQNHHHQRAVPPYTQCQRPGQPASVVMSPRGHVLPPAGLQTTPVPELSHRCDSVTPSPPPPASCGQTPHNQSTSSPTSSRKDPVVYPWMKKVHVNIVTSNYTGGEPKRSRTAYTRQQVLELEKEFHYNRYLTRRRRVEIAHTLCLSERQIKIWFQNRRMKWKKDHKLPNTKVRSGTNSNTNSQALTGSQTRSGPL, via the exons ATGGCCATGAGCTCCTATTTGATCAACTCCAACTATGTGGACCCGAAGTTCCCACCGTGCGAGGAATACTCACAGAGCGACTATCTGCCCAGCCACTCTCCGGACTATTACAGCTCCCAGAGGCAGGAGCCTGCTGCCTTTCAGCCGGACTCTCTCTACCACCACCATCAACAACACCACCCACAACACCagaaccaccaccaccagcgaGCTGTGCCGCCATACACGCAGTGCCAGCGTCCGGGGCAGCCCGCCTCGGTGGTGATGTCCCCTCGAGGTCACGTCCTCCCCCCGGCCGGGCTGCAGACTACCCCCGTCCCGGAGCTGAGCCACCGCTGCGACTCGGTGACACCCAGCCCGCCTCCGCCTGCGTCTTGCGGCCAAACGCCCCACAACCAAAGCACTTCGTCCCCTACGAGCAGTCGGAAGGACCCCGTAGTCTACCCGTGGATGAAGAAAGTCCATGTAAACATCG TGACTTCAAACTACACAGGGGGTGAACCGAAGCGCTCGCGGACGGCCTACACGCGCCAGCAGGTCCTGGAGCTCGAGAAGGAGTTCCATTACAACCGGTACCTGACGCGCAGGCGCAGGGTGGAAATCGCGCACACGCTTTGCCTGTCAGAGCGGCAGATCAAGATCTGGTTCCAGAACCGGAGGATGAAATGGAAGAAGGACCACAAGCTCCCCAACACCAAGGTCCGCTCCGGGacaaacagcaacacaaacTCCCAGGCTCTAACCGGCTCCCAGACCCGCAGCGGGCCCCTATAG